The following are from one region of the Shinella sp. PSBB067 genome:
- a CDS encoding response regulator transcription factor, whose amino-acid sequence MRVLLVEDDSDLSKRIAASLKAESFVVDIARNGEDAQHLGLTELYDAAVLDLGLPKMDGVSVLKSWRSAERSLPVLILTARDGWPDKVESFKAGADDFLTKPFKVEELVLRLRALVRRSNGHAASKITCGPLVFDAQLGTFDYDGLPLKLTALEWRVLSCLILRKEVIVDRRELIERVYDGDAEVDSNSIEVIVARLRRKIGAERIETVRGRGYMLTAAS is encoded by the coding sequence ATGCGTGTGCTTCTCGTCGAAGACGATTCCGACCTTTCAAAGCGGATCGCCGCAAGCCTTAAAGCCGAGAGCTTTGTGGTCGACATCGCCCGGAATGGCGAGGATGCCCAGCATCTGGGGCTGACCGAACTCTATGACGCGGCGGTCCTCGACCTCGGGCTGCCGAAGATGGACGGTGTCTCGGTTCTAAAATCCTGGCGGTCTGCCGAGCGCAGTTTACCGGTCCTGATCCTGACGGCGCGGGACGGCTGGCCGGACAAGGTCGAAAGCTTCAAGGCCGGCGCGGACGATTTCCTGACCAAGCCTTTCAAAGTCGAGGAACTGGTGCTGCGCCTGCGCGCGCTCGTACGCCGCTCCAACGGGCATGCTGCCTCCAAGATTACCTGCGGTCCGCTGGTCTTCGACGCACAGCTCGGCACATTCGACTACGACGGTTTGCCGCTGAAGCTGACGGCCCTCGAATGGCGCGTCCTCTCGTGCCTCATTCTTCGAAAGGAGGTCATCGTGGATCGGCGTGAATTGATCGAGCGCGTTTATGACGGAGACGCGGAGGTCGATTCGAATTCCATCGAAGTCATTGTCGCGCGGCTTCGCAGAAAGATCGGTGCGGAGCGCATCGAGACCGTTCGCGGCCGAGGCTACATGTTGACGGCCGCATCATGA
- a CDS encoding transporter substrate-binding domain-containing protein yields MRLRLAAAFLASTATLVQAAEMKVCVEGAYPPMSMMNEKGEIVGMDIDMTDALCAVAGMTCSLVKTDWDAMIPSLLEGKCDAIIASMSITPERAQVVAFTDKYMQTPNMFIARADAGLSESAGGLAGKRVGVQRGTVAHDFLAGEYPDVELGLYGSEEEIYLDLQAGRVDAAFVDAGTGETAFLKTPQGEGFAFFGRPHVEEKYFGKGVGIALRPGDEALRQTLNAAIRTIRANGKYREINDRYFSTDQYGE; encoded by the coding sequence ATGAGATTGCGACTGGCCGCGGCGTTCCTGGCGAGCACGGCGACACTTGTGCAGGCGGCGGAGATGAAGGTCTGCGTCGAGGGCGCCTATCCGCCCATGTCGATGATGAACGAGAAGGGCGAGATCGTCGGCATGGACATCGACATGACCGACGCGCTCTGCGCGGTTGCCGGCATGACCTGCTCCCTCGTGAAAACCGACTGGGACGCGATGATCCCATCGCTGCTGGAAGGCAAGTGCGACGCCATCATCGCCTCCATGTCCATCACGCCCGAACGGGCGCAGGTCGTGGCCTTCACCGACAAGTACATGCAGACGCCGAACATGTTCATCGCCAGGGCCGATGCCGGGCTCAGCGAGAGTGCCGGGGGGCTTGCCGGAAAACGCGTGGGCGTGCAGCGCGGCACGGTGGCGCACGATTTCCTCGCCGGCGAGTATCCGGATGTCGAACTGGGGCTCTACGGCTCCGAGGAGGAAATCTACCTCGACCTTCAGGCCGGGCGTGTCGACGCGGCCTTCGTGGATGCGGGCACCGGCGAGACGGCCTTCCTCAAGACGCCGCAGGGCGAAGGCTTCGCCTTCTTCGGCCGGCCGCATGTCGAGGAGAAGTATTTCGGCAAGGGCGTGGGCATTGCCCTGCGCCCCGGTGACGAGGCGTTGCGCCAAACGCTCAACGCGGCCATCAGGACCATCCGTGCGAACGGAAAATACCGGGAGATCAACGACAGGTATTTCTCGACCGATCAATACGGCGAATGA
- a CDS encoding alpha/beta hydrolase yields the protein MREHGSVDDLERLDPQARLLVEAARERPAPPYSEMSPEQIRDAYRQRFPLLQPAPPNMARIADVRVAGSTFPLFMRLYYPSGTEDERLPWMLYLHGGGWVMGGLDSHDVLCRRIAAESGTVVVALDYRLAPEHPFPAALEDARLALADICARASQFGLDPQHGSVGGDSAGGNLAAVLALEHRDDGNLKAVVLIYPNLDCALEARSYDRIPRGSPLERQSMRMFQNHYLPIGIDRRDWRVSPLYAPSVSGLPPTLLITAGVDPLRDEGCAFAERLIAEDVVATHAYFPGQIHGFVNMGAKLAAADTANAMIALHLHAFG from the coding sequence ATGCGTGAGCACGGTTCCGTTGACGATCTGGAGCGGCTCGATCCGCAGGCGAGACTGCTGGTGGAAGCAGCGCGCGAACGACCTGCGCCGCCCTATAGCGAAATGTCGCCCGAACAAATTCGAGACGCTTATCGCCAGCGCTTTCCACTATTGCAGCCTGCACCGCCGAACATGGCTCGTATTGCAGACGTGAGGGTTGCGGGCAGCACGTTTCCTCTCTTCATGCGTCTTTACTATCCAAGCGGAACTGAGGATGAGCGGCTTCCCTGGATGCTCTATCTCCATGGAGGTGGTTGGGTCATGGGAGGGCTCGATAGTCATGACGTACTCTGCCGGCGCATTGCAGCGGAATCTGGAACCGTCGTCGTGGCACTCGACTATCGGCTCGCGCCGGAGCACCCGTTTCCTGCAGCACTGGAGGATGCACGCCTTGCCTTGGCAGACATTTGCGCGCGAGCCTCGCAATTCGGCCTTGATCCCCAGCATGGCTCAGTCGGAGGGGACAGCGCCGGCGGCAATCTGGCCGCAGTGCTGGCGCTGGAGCATCGTGATGATGGCAACCTCAAGGCCGTCGTCCTGATCTATCCGAATCTCGATTGCGCGCTGGAAGCTCGATCCTATGACCGGATTCCCCGTGGCAGTCCCCTTGAACGCCAATCCATGCGGATGTTCCAGAACCACTACCTTCCGATCGGAATCGACCGACGCGACTGGCGAGTTTCGCCCCTCTACGCGCCCAGCGTTTCAGGGTTACCTCCAACCCTGCTGATTACCGCTGGAGTGGATCCCTTGCGTGACGAAGGCTGTGCGTTCGCTGAGCGGCTCATAGCCGAGGATGTCGTCGCGACGCATGCATATTTTCCGGGACAGATACATGGCTTCGTGAATATGGGAGCAAAACTTGCGGCCGCGGATACCGCAAATGCAATGATCGCACTGCATCTGCATGCCTTCGGATAG
- a CDS encoding MFS transporter, producing the protein MQSLPSRGLSDRSLVALAVLNFFLADARDGLGPFLDGFLATKGWSPMTLGFIATLGGLLGMIATPLFGAWVDASRHKRMLIIIPVVLITAAALWTLASPDNASVFGGQSATAIVGAVIGPALMGLTLGLVGERGFPDQVSRNEFWNHLGNVVSLAGIYLATVMFGLSGIVALMILTAAAAIVAVLAIDPRRIDHAVARGLGHDDGTPGPSGYSVLAGSKGLILLAVMLMIFHFGNAPIGRLIAQNFSLQLGTPFRTTAIITGVAQLSMIAMALAAPYLIRRFGLASVFVVALLALPIRGAIAGSFTSYASIFPVQILDGIGAGLIGIATPIAAERILSGTGRFNVGLAAVMTVQGIGASLSNVVAGWLTDMDGYGLAYWVHGGVAAIALAAFVAGHKSIAPAGANDRQDSPYRVETPAEEAGRRPGDGRYPGARPSA; encoded by the coding sequence ATGCAATCTCTCCCGTCAAGGGGCCTTTCCGATCGGTCGTTGGTCGCCCTGGCCGTCCTCAACTTCTTCCTTGCTGATGCACGCGATGGCCTTGGTCCTTTTCTGGATGGATTTCTGGCGACCAAGGGATGGTCGCCGATGACGCTTGGCTTCATCGCGACATTGGGCGGTCTGCTCGGCATGATCGCGACCCCTCTGTTCGGAGCCTGGGTCGATGCATCACGGCACAAGCGCATGCTGATCATCATACCCGTAGTGCTGATCACGGCTGCGGCGCTTTGGACCCTTGCCAGCCCGGACAACGCCTCGGTTTTCGGCGGGCAATCCGCGACAGCGATCGTCGGGGCCGTCATAGGGCCGGCACTTATGGGGTTGACCCTTGGTCTGGTCGGTGAGCGCGGGTTTCCCGATCAGGTCTCGCGAAACGAGTTCTGGAATCATCTCGGTAATGTCGTTTCACTCGCCGGCATATACCTTGCGACCGTGATGTTTGGCCTCAGCGGAATTGTCGCGCTGATGATCCTGACGGCCGCTGCGGCGATTGTCGCCGTGCTGGCGATCGACCCTCGACGGATCGACCACGCGGTGGCAAGAGGCCTCGGCCATGACGATGGCACGCCCGGCCCCTCGGGTTATTCTGTCCTTGCCGGGAGCAAGGGATTGATCCTCCTTGCCGTCATGCTGATGATCTTCCACTTTGGCAACGCGCCGATCGGCCGCCTGATCGCCCAGAATTTTTCGCTCCAGCTCGGCACGCCATTCCGCACGACGGCGATCATCACGGGTGTGGCGCAACTGTCGATGATCGCGATGGCCCTGGCCGCCCCCTATCTGATACGGCGTTTCGGACTGGCGAGCGTGTTCGTCGTCGCGCTGCTGGCGTTGCCGATCCGCGGTGCGATCGCTGGCTCCTTCACCTCCTATGCCTCTATTTTCCCGGTGCAGATACTCGATGGGATCGGGGCAGGGCTGATTGGAATTGCAACGCCGATCGCGGCGGAACGGATCCTGTCGGGAACAGGCCGGTTCAATGTCGGCCTCGCCGCGGTGATGACAGTTCAGGGGATAGGGGCATCGCTCAGCAATGTCGTCGCCGGGTGGCTGACTGACATGGACGGCTATGGCCTTGCCTACTGGGTGCATGGCGGGGTCGCGGCGATTGCACTTGCGGCGTTCGTTGCCGGGCATAAAAGCATTGCGCCAGCCGGGGCGAATGATCGTCAGGACTCGCCTTACAGGGTCGAAACGCCTGCTGAAGAAGCCGGGCGGCGACCGGGAGATGGCCGGTATCCTGGCGCTCGTCCTTCAGCTTGA
- a CDS encoding ABC transporter permease — MRFDLVARHADLFLAGTLMTLKLTVMSLAIGMLIALPVAVLRTRRVPYLDGLLRAYVFVFRGTPMLVQTYLVYYGLAQFDAVRESVLWPWLRNPFNCALIAFSLNTAAYTAEILRGALEAVSKGEVEAAEAIGMTRLQVLRRIVVPGAFRRALPQYGNEVILMLHGSTVASVITIQDILGAGRLLNGKYYLAYEGLLTAAALYLALTFLIAGVFKAVERKWLAQSSP, encoded by the coding sequence ATGCGGTTCGATCTGGTTGCCAGACATGCCGATCTCTTCCTGGCCGGCACGCTTATGACCTTGAAGCTGACCGTCATGTCACTGGCGATCGGCATGTTGATCGCGTTGCCCGTCGCGGTGCTGCGGACGCGGCGCGTTCCCTATCTCGACGGGCTCCTGAGGGCCTATGTCTTCGTTTTCCGCGGCACGCCCATGCTGGTGCAGACCTATCTCGTCTACTACGGGCTGGCGCAGTTCGATGCCGTGCGCGAGAGCGTGCTGTGGCCGTGGCTGCGCAATCCCTTCAACTGCGCGCTCATCGCCTTCTCGCTGAACACGGCGGCCTACACGGCGGAGATCCTGCGCGGCGCTCTGGAGGCGGTTTCGAAGGGGGAGGTCGAGGCAGCCGAGGCCATCGGCATGACGCGCCTGCAGGTGCTGCGCCGCATCGTGGTTCCCGGCGCGTTTCGACGGGCGCTTCCGCAATACGGCAACGAGGTGATCCTGATGCTGCACGGCTCGACGGTCGCCAGCGTCATCACGATCCAGGATATCCTCGGCGCGGGGCGCCTGCTGAATGGCAAATATTATCTCGCCTATGAAGGTCTTTTGACCGCGGCCGCCCTTTATCTCGCCCTGACCTTCCTGATTGCCGGCGTCTTCAAGGCGGTCGAGCGGAAATGGCTCGCGCAGTCGTCGCCGTAG
- a CDS encoding transporter substrate-binding domain-containing protein yields MKVFAIGLSLLAGLLPINAAHADKLDDIIASGTLRCGVTLDFPPMGMREQDNTPVGFDVDYCNDLAKALGVAAEIVETPFPERIPALMTGRIDIGVASTSDTLERAKTVGMSIPYYAFENAVIANTSVDIADWEGMKGKTIGATAGTYEAIWLEAKVKEWGVGSFRPYQTQADVLLALTQGQIDVTISAIEVANSTLKSGKYPGLKIVGKAPMVPDYVALFTLREEYGLINYLNLFVNQQVRTGRYAELYKKWVGDGEPANLTLPGVYR; encoded by the coding sequence ATGAAAGTCTTTGCCATCGGCCTGTCTCTTCTGGCCGGCCTGCTTCCGATAAATGCTGCCCATGCCGACAAGCTGGACGATATCATCGCTTCCGGCACGCTGCGCTGCGGGGTGACGCTGGATTTCCCACCCATGGGGATGCGTGAACAGGACAACACCCCCGTCGGGTTCGACGTGGATTACTGCAACGACCTCGCCAAGGCGCTGGGCGTCGCCGCGGAAATCGTCGAGACGCCGTTCCCCGAACGCATTCCCGCGCTGATGACCGGAAGGATCGATATCGGCGTCGCCTCGACGTCCGACACGCTGGAGCGCGCGAAGACGGTGGGCATGTCGATCCCCTACTATGCATTTGAAAATGCGGTGATCGCGAACACATCGGTCGACATCGCCGACTGGGAGGGCATGAAGGGCAAGACCATCGGCGCCACCGCCGGTACCTACGAGGCGATCTGGCTCGAAGCAAAGGTCAAGGAATGGGGGGTGGGAAGCTTCCGGCCCTACCAGACCCAGGCCGATGTCCTGCTCGCGCTGACCCAGGGGCAGATCGACGTGACGATCTCGGCGATCGAGGTGGCAAATTCCACATTGAAGAGCGGCAAGTATCCGGGGCTGAAGATCGTCGGAAAGGCGCCCATGGTGCCGGACTATGTCGCGCTCTTCACCCTTCGCGAAGAATACGGCTTGATCAACTACCTGAACCTCTTTGTGAACCAGCAGGTTCGTACCGGACGTTACGCCGAACTCTATAAGAAATGGGTCGGTGACGGAGAGCCCGCCAACCTGACCCTTCCTGGTGTCTATCGCTGA
- a CDS encoding sensor histidine kinase, translating into MTPVPDNRQPSISRRLTTFSVVFVSVTMLVAAVILYLIVASVVREQIDQRLDTQIEGLRGALSTGANGDAVLNASMDGPPFERQGSGWYWQVLGSGIEITSRSLAGATIDNPPPPFDWRHTLGGAPQTLDKTAFLGETLYSRTAKAIVGEKTVDITVTAPRSALVTPARRALMWLIPAMTLLGASLVAGIFWQVRYGLYPLGRLASDLSAISAGTRDRVSGAEVVELKPVTREINRLIEQNAERLAQTRLHFANLAHALKTPVTSLSMALDPANDPAGELRILVDRIDQRIRYHLSRARKITSGGINAVTPVKPRIDDLLLVMSRVYADRGIEAKADIPIDLKVACVAEDLDEILGNLIDNAFKWARSNVDISARKDGADIAITIADDGQGIADTNVAEAFLPGKRLDETVPGDGFGLTIVKELVELYGGEIKLLPSENGGTVWSLILPNATGR; encoded by the coding sequence ATGACGCCCGTCCCGGACAATCGCCAGCCTTCGATATCGAGGCGGTTGACTACCTTTTCGGTCGTATTCGTCAGCGTAACCATGCTCGTGGCGGCGGTTATCCTTTATCTCATTGTCGCGTCCGTCGTTCGTGAGCAGATCGACCAACGGCTCGATACCCAGATTGAGGGTTTGCGCGGCGCGTTGTCCACCGGCGCAAACGGCGATGCCGTGCTCAATGCCTCGATGGATGGGCCACCGTTCGAACGACAAGGATCCGGGTGGTATTGGCAGGTTCTGGGCAGCGGCATCGAAATCACCTCACGCTCGCTTGCGGGCGCAACGATTGACAATCCGCCACCTCCTTTCGACTGGCGACACACCCTGGGCGGCGCGCCGCAAACGCTCGATAAAACCGCCTTTCTTGGCGAGACGTTGTATTCGCGGACGGCGAAGGCAATCGTCGGCGAAAAAACCGTGGACATTACTGTTACGGCACCCCGCTCGGCGCTCGTCACGCCCGCCCGCCGCGCATTGATGTGGCTCATCCCCGCCATGACCCTTCTGGGTGCCAGCCTTGTCGCCGGAATTTTCTGGCAGGTGCGGTATGGCCTGTACCCGCTTGGCAGATTGGCGTCCGATCTCTCTGCTATCTCCGCCGGTACCCGCGACAGGGTGTCCGGTGCCGAGGTGGTGGAGCTTAAACCGGTCACGCGTGAAATCAATCGACTGATCGAGCAGAACGCGGAGCGGCTCGCTCAAACGCGCCTGCATTTTGCAAACCTAGCACACGCCCTGAAAACACCCGTTACAAGCCTTTCCATGGCGCTAGACCCTGCCAATGACCCCGCTGGCGAGCTTCGCATTCTGGTCGACCGGATCGACCAGCGCATTCGCTATCATTTGTCTCGCGCACGCAAAATCACATCAGGCGGCATCAACGCCGTCACGCCGGTCAAGCCACGGATCGACGACCTTCTGCTGGTCATGTCCCGCGTCTATGCCGATCGTGGTATCGAGGCCAAGGCCGACATTCCAATCGATCTCAAGGTCGCCTGCGTCGCCGAGGACCTCGACGAAATCCTTGGCAACCTGATCGACAACGCGTTCAAATGGGCGCGCAGCAACGTCGATATCTCGGCGCGAAAGGACGGTGCCGATATCGCCATCACGATCGCAGACGACGGACAGGGCATCGCGGACACCAACGTTGCGGAGGCGTTTCTTCCCGGAAAACGTCTGGACGAAACAGTCCCCGGTGACGGCTTCGGTCTGACCATCGTCAAGGAACTGGTCGAGCTTTACGGCGGCGAGATCAAGCTGTTGCCGTCGGAGAACGGCGGAACCGTATGGTCACTCATCTTGCCGAATGCCACAGGCCGATAG
- a CDS encoding LysR family transcriptional regulator has translation MVKRRLILNLRGFQVFEAVARHLSVTQAAVELGITQSAVSHQLRHLAEYLGEELIERQGRRISLTEAGARLAEALDDALDLIERSAASTIGLNRRTVRLAMYPSFSAGWLIAALPGFAAAHPDIDLRLVMMSDPPEISDRLADVFITSETPRRGYWSVRLFDEVLLPVAQTGFANGYREGLPLITSETDPVATGVDWESFAALNGLSLQVLRRGPWQCCSHYLLALEMARAGMGAALIPDFLAAPALARGELCRLAGKPMPTGLSYDLHLKYERRKEPDIRQLVTWLRRTAREKTHELRS, from the coding sequence ATGGTCAAGCGTCGACTGATATTGAACCTGCGTGGCTTCCAGGTCTTCGAAGCCGTCGCCCGCCACCTATCGGTGACGCAGGCGGCCGTGGAGCTCGGGATAACGCAGAGCGCGGTCAGCCACCAGTTGCGGCATCTTGCGGAATATCTCGGCGAAGAGCTGATCGAGCGCCAGGGTCGCCGCATCAGCCTGACGGAGGCCGGGGCGCGACTCGCCGAAGCGCTGGACGATGCGCTCGATCTGATCGAGCGCTCGGCCGCTTCGACCATCGGCCTCAACCGGCGCACGGTGCGGCTGGCGATGTATCCGTCCTTCTCCGCGGGCTGGCTGATCGCAGCCTTGCCTGGCTTTGCCGCCGCCCATCCCGATATCGACCTGCGTCTCGTCATGATGTCGGACCCGCCCGAAATCAGCGATCGGCTGGCCGATGTGTTCATCACCTCGGAGACGCCCCGGCGCGGCTACTGGTCGGTGCGGCTCTTCGACGAGGTGCTGCTGCCGGTGGCGCAAACGGGCTTCGCGAACGGCTATCGCGAGGGCCTTCCACTGATCACGTCCGAGACGGACCCCGTGGCCACCGGGGTCGACTGGGAAAGCTTCGCGGCGCTGAACGGCCTGTCCCTGCAGGTCCTTCGCCGCGGGCCGTGGCAATGCTGTTCGCACTACCTGCTCGCGCTCGAGATGGCGCGCGCCGGGATGGGCGCGGCTCTCATCCCCGATTTTCTGGCAGCGCCGGCTCTCGCGCGGGGCGAGCTTTGCCGCCTTGCGGGAAAGCCCATGCCGACGGGCCTCAGCTATGACCTGCATCTGAAATACGAGCGGCGCAAGGAGCCGGACATCCGCCAGCTCGTCACCTGGCTGCGCCGGACGGCGCGTGAGAAGACGCATGAACTGCGCTCATAG
- a CDS encoding ABC transporter permease, which translates to MIGTALEKLVAFGPILIGGMGLTLAVALLSMALASAVGLVLAVLALRGGFVARFLVGAYTTVARGVPDLVIMLLLFFGGERAINGVLSAFGYARISVSPFAIGVLTLGFIFGAFLTETFRGAFLSVPRGQTEAAQALGLPPHRILRLVIFPQMLPLALPGFSNTWLVLLKSTAIISIVGLQDMVGIADKAGKATREPFVFMLAVIVFFLALTAVSGAYLRRLERRYPARA; encoded by the coding sequence ATGATCGGTACGGCGTTGGAGAAGCTTGTTGCCTTCGGCCCGATACTGATCGGTGGCATGGGATTGACGCTTGCGGTCGCCCTGCTTTCCATGGCGCTGGCCAGCGCCGTGGGCCTTGTTCTTGCAGTTCTTGCCTTGCGGGGCGGGTTCGTCGCCCGTTTCCTCGTTGGCGCTTATACAACCGTCGCGCGCGGCGTGCCCGATCTCGTGATCATGCTGCTGCTGTTCTTCGGCGGCGAGCGGGCGATCAACGGCGTGCTGTCGGCTTTCGGATACGCCCGAATTTCCGTCAGCCCCTTCGCCATCGGCGTCCTGACCCTCGGCTTCATCTTCGGCGCGTTCCTGACGGAGACGTTTCGCGGCGCATTCCTGTCCGTGCCGCGCGGCCAGACGGAGGCTGCGCAAGCACTCGGCCTCCCGCCGCACCGGATCCTGAGGCTGGTGATCTTTCCGCAGATGCTACCGCTCGCCCTGCCCGGATTCAGCAACACCTGGCTCGTGCTTTTGAAGTCCACGGCGATCATCTCCATCGTCGGATTGCAGGACATGGTGGGGATTGCCGACAAGGCGGGCAAGGCCACGCGCGAGCCGTTCGTCTTCATGCTGGCCGTGATCGTGTTCTTCCTGGCGCTGACGGCGGTGTCGGGCGCGTACCTGCGGCGGCTCGAGCGCCGCTATCCGGCGAGGGCCTGA
- a CDS encoding ABC transporter ATP-binding protein, whose translation MTASTTPSKLRLSVRGLHKRYGALEVLRGVSLEANKGDVIALIGASGSGKSTVLRCINQLESSDAGEVNIAGEELDLVERKGRRVARDLDQLRRLRAKLGFVSQGFNLWPHMTVLENVIEGPVLVRRLSPEVAVPLARRLLERVGMRGREDAYPGRLSGGQQQRVAIARALAMEPEVLLFDEPTSALDPELVVEVLAVIRDLAKEGRTMLLVTHEMAFARDVSTRVVFLHEGRVEEAGPPAQIFGAPRSQRLRQFLTGTRLAGQAGSDRWGR comes from the coding sequence ATGACGGCCTCGACAACCCCGTCCAAGCTCCGTCTTTCCGTGCGCGGCCTGCACAAGCGCTACGGTGCGCTCGAGGTGTTGCGCGGGGTCTCGCTGGAGGCGAACAAGGGCGACGTGATCGCGCTCATCGGCGCGTCTGGCTCGGGCAAGTCCACGGTTCTGCGCTGCATTAACCAGCTCGAGTCCAGCGATGCGGGTGAGGTGAACATTGCCGGCGAAGAGCTCGATCTCGTCGAACGCAAGGGACGGCGGGTCGCGCGCGATCTCGACCAGTTGCGGCGGCTGCGCGCCAAGCTCGGCTTCGTTTCGCAGGGCTTCAATCTCTGGCCGCACATGACCGTCCTGGAAAACGTCATCGAAGGCCCCGTCCTGGTGCGCCGGCTCTCGCCGGAAGTGGCGGTGCCGCTGGCGCGCCGGCTGCTGGAGCGTGTCGGGATGCGGGGACGGGAAGATGCCTATCCGGGCCGGCTTTCGGGCGGCCAGCAGCAGCGCGTCGCGATCGCCCGCGCCCTGGCCATGGAGCCGGAGGTGCTGCTCTTCGATGAGCCGACCAGCGCCCTCGATCCCGAGCTCGTGGTGGAGGTGCTTGCGGTGATCCGGGATCTTGCGAAGGAAGGCAGGACCATGCTGCTGGTGACGCACGAGATGGCGTTTGCGCGCGACGTGTCCACGCGTGTGGTCTTCCTGCACGAGGGCCGCGTGGAGGAAGCCGGGCCGCCCGCGCAGATATTCGGCGCGCCGCGCTCGCAGCGGCTTCGACAATTCCTGACCGGAACGCGCCTTGCGGGCCAAGCCGGTAGCGATCGATGGGGGAGATGA
- a CDS encoding succinylglutamate desuccinylase/aspartoacylase family protein, whose product MDIETIYLGPGPTDGSHHVTVYRFGRRGARPRVYIQGGLHADEAPGMLVGFALRDQLQRLEADGAVVGEILLVPAANPIGLAQDPAGSGSGRFDATSGQNFNRNFPDAARLALARDASPPEGDVVAGLRARMLAALDGLTPASRLEALQSALLKLAIGADIVIDMHCDSEAVTHLYCHSEHVEQAAALAQAVGAGVVLHAPLQGGASFDEACSLPWIAFRDRWPAKQVQLACFSVTLEWRGMLDTDAAMAENDAMALLVWLAGRGVLTAPSPRTRHDPAAVTPLAGVEVVTAPHPGLFLAAVPPGTPVTVGTLLGRLRCLPGGNEVDIFAGVDGTLYAREQARIVPAGAELFFIAGKTSIRTGMLLSA is encoded by the coding sequence ATGGACATCGAAACCATTTACCTCGGGCCCGGCCCGACGGATGGAAGCCACCATGTGACAGTCTACCGCTTCGGCCGGCGGGGCGCACGGCCGCGCGTCTATATCCAGGGGGGGCTTCATGCGGACGAAGCGCCGGGAATGCTGGTGGGGTTCGCGCTCCGCGATCAGCTTCAACGGCTGGAGGCGGACGGCGCGGTCGTCGGAGAAATCCTGCTCGTGCCCGCCGCCAATCCGATCGGCCTCGCCCAGGATCCGGCTGGTAGCGGTTCCGGGCGCTTCGACGCCACGTCCGGTCAGAACTTCAATCGCAACTTCCCCGACGCAGCACGGCTGGCGCTCGCGCGCGACGCCAGCCCGCCGGAGGGCGACGTGGTGGCGGGCCTGCGGGCACGCATGCTTGCCGCGCTCGACGGGCTCACACCGGCGAGCCGGCTGGAGGCACTGCAGTCGGCCTTGCTCAAGCTGGCGATCGGCGCTGACATCGTCATCGACATGCACTGCGATTCGGAGGCGGTGACACATCTCTACTGTCACAGCGAGCATGTCGAACAAGCCGCCGCGCTGGCGCAGGCCGTGGGTGCCGGCGTGGTCCTCCATGCGCCGCTGCAGGGCGGGGCGTCGTTCGACGAGGCCTGCAGTCTTCCGTGGATAGCGTTCCGTGATCGGTGGCCAGCCAAGCAGGTGCAGCTCGCGTGCTTCTCCGTCACGCTCGAATGGCGCGGCATGCTGGATACTGACGCGGCAATGGCGGAAAACGATGCGATGGCGCTTCTCGTGTGGCTCGCCGGCCGAGGTGTCCTGACGGCGCCGAGCCCCAGGACAAGGCACGATCCGGCCGCCGTCACCCCGCTGGCCGGCGTGGAGGTCGTCACCGCCCCCCATCCTGGCCTGTTCCTCGCCGCAGTGCCTCCGGGAACGCCGGTCACCGTCGGAACGCTGCTCGGGCGTCTGCGCTGCCTGCCGGGGGGCAACGAGGTCGACATTTTCGCTGGCGTCGACGGCACTCTTTATGCACGCGAGCAGGCCCGAATTGTACCTGCGGGTGCCGAGCTTTTCTTCATCGCCGGGAAGACCTCGATCCGGACCGGCATGCTGCTGTCCGCGTGA